The DNA window CAGATACCGACCGCGAGGCCGAGGATCACCGCGTCCCAGGACCACTCCCCCGTGATCGCCAGCCAGGCGCCGACGGGGCCCATGGCCTGGGCGAGGCCCAGAATCGCGTGCGGGAAGTTCGTGAAGCGCTTCCCGTACGGGTAGACCACCATCGGGACGACGGCGATCGGCGCCAGCGCCAGGCACAGCGGGTTCAGCGCGGCCGCCGCGCCGAGGAATATGACGACGGCGATCAGCGCGCCGGTCCACGCCGACCTGACCGAGACCGCGCCGGTGACGAGCTCGCGGTTGGCGGTGCGGGGGTTACGGGCGTCGAGCTCGCGGTCGATGATCCGGTTGCACGCCATGGCGAACGTACGCAGCCCGACCATGGCGACCGTGACGAGCAGCAGCTTGCCCCAGTGGATGTTCCGGTCCAGCTGGAACATGGCGGTGAGCGCGGCGATGTACGCGAAGGGCAGCGCGAAGACCGAGTGCTCGATCATCACGAGCCGCAGGAACGCCTTCGTCCTGCCGGGCCGGGGGAACGCGGCGGAAGCGCTGCTCACAGGCCGTACTCCTTCCAGCGGCGGTCGACCTTCGCCGCCGTAGCCGGGTCGGACTCGACCATGTCCGGCCAGCCGCCGTCCCGGGTGTAGCCCTCCTCGGGCAGCTTCTTCGTGGCGTCGATGCCCGCCTTGCCGCCCCAGAACTGCTGGTACGACGCGTGGTCGAGGTGGTCGACGGGCCCCTCGACGACCGTCAGGTCGCGGGAGTAGTCGGTGTTGCCGAGCGCCCGCCACGACACCTCGTGCAGGTCGTGGACGTCGCAGTCCTTGTCGACCACGATGATCAGTTTGGTCAGCGACATCATGTGCGCGCCCCAGACGGCGTGCATGACCTTCTGGGCGTGCTTCGGGTACTTCTTGTCGATCGAGACGATCGCGCAGTTGTGGAAGCCGCCGGACTCGGGCAGGTGGTAGTCCACGATGTCCGGGACGATGATCTTCAGCAGCGGCAGGAAGAAGCGCTCCGTGGCCCGCCCCAGCGGCCCGTCCTCCGTCGGCGGACGGCCGACGACGATCGACTGGAGCAGCGGGCGCTTGCGCATGGTCACGCAGTCGACGGTCAGCGCGGGGAACGGTTCCTGCGGGGTGTAGAAGCCGGTGTGGTCGCCGAAGGGGCCCTCCGGCAGCGTCTCGCCCGGCTCCAGCCAGCCCTCGACGACGACCTCGGCGTTCGCCGGGACCTGGAGCGGCACGGTCTTGCAGTCGACCATCTCGACCCGCTTGCCCTGCACGAAGCCGGCGAAGAGGTACTCGTCGATGTCGCCGGGCAGCGGGGCGGTGGAGGCGTACGTCACGGCCGGCGGGCAGCCGAAGGCGATCGCGACCGGCAGCCGCTCGCCCCGCTGCGCGGCGACGGCGTAGTGGTTGCGGCTGTCCTTGTGGATCTGCCAGTGCATGCCGATGGTGCGCTTGTCGTGGCGCTGGAGGCGGTAGAGGCCGAGGTTGCGGACCCCGGTCTCCGGGTGCTTGGTGTGGGTCAGGCCGAGGTTGAAGAACGACCCGCCGTCCTTGGGCCAGGTGAACAGGGCAGGCAGCATGTCGAGGTCGACGTCGTCGCCCGTCAGGACGACCTCCTGCACGGGGGCGCTGTCGCCCTTGACCTTCTTGGGCGGCACGTGGGCCATCGCCCCGAGTTTGCCGAACGCCTCCCGCACGCCGACGAAACCCTGCGGCAGCTCGGGCTTGAGAAGGCCGCCGATCTTGTCGCTGATCTCGGCGTACGACTTCAGCCCGAGGGCCTTGAGCAGCCGGCGGTCCGTCCCGAAGACATTCATCGCCAGGGGCATGGCGGAGCCCTTGACGTTCTCGAAGAGAAGCGCCGGGCCCCCCGCCTTGTTCACCCGGTCGACGATCTCCCCGACCTCCAGGTAGGGATCGACTTCGGCCTTGATGCGCTTGAGGTCGCCCTCGCGCTCCAGCGCCCGGAGCA is part of the Streptomyces agglomeratus genome and encodes:
- a CDS encoding menaquinone biosynthesis decarboxylase, whose protein sequence is MAYDDLRSLLRALEREGDLKRIKAEVDPYLEVGEIVDRVNKAGGPALLFENVKGSAMPLAMNVFGTDRRLLKALGLKSYAEISDKIGGLLKPELPQGFVGVREAFGKLGAMAHVPPKKVKGDSAPVQEVVLTGDDVDLDMLPALFTWPKDGGSFFNLGLTHTKHPETGVRNLGLYRLQRHDKRTIGMHWQIHKDSRNHYAVAAQRGERLPVAIAFGCPPAVTYASTAPLPGDIDEYLFAGFVQGKRVEMVDCKTVPLQVPANAEVVVEGWLEPGETLPEGPFGDHTGFYTPQEPFPALTVDCVTMRKRPLLQSIVVGRPPTEDGPLGRATERFFLPLLKIIVPDIVDYHLPESGGFHNCAIVSIDKKYPKHAQKVMHAVWGAHMMSLTKLIIVVDKDCDVHDLHEVSWRALGNTDYSRDLTVVEGPVDHLDHASYQQFWGGKAGIDATKKLPEEGYTRDGGWPDMVESDPATAAKVDRRWKEYGL
- the mqnP gene encoding menaquinone biosynthesis prenyltransferase MqnP yields the protein MSSASAAFPRPGRTKAFLRLVMIEHSVFALPFAYIAALTAMFQLDRNIHWGKLLLVTVAMVGLRTFAMACNRIIDRELDARNPRTANRELVTGAVSVRSAWTGALIAVVIFLGAAAALNPLCLALAPIAVVPMVVYPYGKRFTNFPHAILGLAQAMGPVGAWLAITGEWSWDAVILGLAVGIWIGGFDLIFGSQDVEADRAHGVKSVPARFGVPAALYGARACHAVTTALLVWYALATGAGVFFWAGLVVVTVAFLYEHTIVKPHDLSRLNRAFFSTNGFIGIALFACALMDLLVRGLTV